The following are encoded in a window of Thermodesulfobacterium geofontis OPF15 genomic DNA:
- a CDS encoding TusE/DsrC/DsvC family sulfur relay protein, whose protein sequence is MPIVEWKGKKFEVDEDGFLQGGLDEWCPEWVDYVKHLEGIQELTEEHWKCIKFLQDYYRKNGVAPMVRIFSKVTGYPLKKIYELFPSGPGKGACKMAGLPKPTGCV, encoded by the coding sequence ATGCCAATAGTAGAATGGAAAGGTAAGAAATTTGAGGTTGATGAGGATGGTTTCTTACAGGGTGGTTTAGATGAATGGTGTCCAGAATGGGTAGATTATGTAAAACATTTAGAGGGTATTCAAGAGCTCACAGAGGAGCATTGGAAATGCATTAAATTTCTCCAGGATTATTACAGGAAAAATGGTGTTGCACCCATGGTTAGAATTTTTTCTAAAGTGACTGGCTATCCTTTAAAGAAAATTTATGAACTCTTTCCTTCTGGTCCTGGTAAAGGTGCTTGTAAAATGGCAGGTCTTCCTAAACCAACAGGTTGTGTATAA
- a CDS encoding N-acetyltransferase, which translates to MLRKAKISDIKYIYRLILHFSKKGDVLPRPLAELYEHLRDFFVYEDKDLIVGACALHICWEDLAEIRSLVVSEEYQKRGIGIQLVEACIEEAKILEIPKVFALTRVPEFFEKLGFRKITKNELPHKVWADCIRCSKFPECDEVPVIKEI; encoded by the coding sequence ATGTTAAGAAAAGCTAAAATTTCAGATATTAAATATATTTATAGACTTATATTACATTTTTCCAAAAAAGGAGATGTATTGCCTCGTCCCTTAGCAGAACTTTATGAACATTTAAGAGATTTTTTTGTTTATGAAGATAAGGATTTAATCGTAGGTGCTTGTGCTCTTCATATTTGCTGGGAAGATTTAGCAGAAATAAGATCTTTAGTAGTAAGTGAAGAATATCAAAAAAGAGGAATAGGTATTCAATTAGTAGAAGCTTGTATAGAAGAGGCTAAAATTTTAGAAATTCCAAAAGTATTTGCTTTAACCAGAGTACCTGAATTTTTTGAAAAATTGGGGTTTAGAAAAATAACTAAAAATGAGTTACCTCATAAAGTTTGGGCTGATTGTATAAGATGTAGTAAATTTCCAGAATGTGATGAGGTACCTGTAATTAAAGAAATTTAA
- a CDS encoding ComEA family DNA-binding protein — MFSFIKSIFIVILFLLIPFYSFSTNKIDINQATVEELEKLPGIGPKIAKNIVEYREKNGPFRSIEELLKVKGIGPKKLEQIKKYLKINKEKTNSPDISKEQEKSLEIYYYKDEKGIIHYTQFPETVPEKYRNTLKKLE, encoded by the coding sequence ATGTTTTCTTTTATTAAATCAATTTTTATAGTTATTTTATTTTTACTTATTCCTTTTTATTCTTTTTCTACAAACAAAATAGATATTAATCAGGCTACAGTTGAAGAGTTAGAAAAACTACCTGGAATAGGTCCAAAAATAGCCAAAAATATTGTTGAATATAGAGAAAAAAACGGCCCCTTCAGGTCTATTGAAGAGTTATTAAAAGTTAAAGGAATAGGTCCCAAAAAGCTTGAACAAATTAAGAAATATTTAAAAATTAATAAAGAAAAAACAAATTCTCCAGATATTTCTAAAGAGCAAGAAAAGTCTTTAGAAATTTATTATTATAAAGACGAAAAAGGAATAATTCATTATACCCAATTTCCTGAAACTGTACCTGAAAAATATAGAAATACTCTTAAAAAATTAGAATAA